Proteins encoded by one window of Mariniplasma anaerobium:
- a CDS encoding DUF3159 domain-containing protein has translation MKRLLKEVYEELILVLKGRTLDTLIPPILFAIALGIFGLEVALIFSVSLALIILGFRVYKKEEKKYAFFGVIAVSIAALFSYLNQNPVTYFIPDIIGSGLSVIIAIFSLIIKKPMAAYLSHLTRGWPLEWFWRDDVRPAYKEVTYLWLLYFIFRTTLETTIYLTGNVNQFVWVNTLLGFPLLISILTISYMYGIYRLRKLGGPGVDEYISGQEAPYKGQTRGF, from the coding sequence ATGAAAAGATTATTAAAAGAAGTATATGAAGAACTCATACTTGTCTTAAAAGGTAGGACACTAGATACACTTATACCACCGATCTTATTTGCGATTGCTTTAGGTATTTTTGGTTTAGAAGTAGCGCTTATTTTTTCCGTTTCTCTAGCTTTAATTATTTTAGGGTTTAGAGTATATAAAAAAGAAGAAAAGAAATATGCGTTTTTTGGTGTGATTGCAGTTTCTATTGCTGCATTATTCTCATATTTGAATCAAAATCCAGTAACCTATTTTATTCCAGATATCATAGGTAGTGGATTATCTGTTATAATTGCTATTTTTTCATTGATCATTAAAAAACCAATGGCTGCATATCTTTCACACCTCACAAGAGGCTGGCCTCTTGAATGGTTTTGGAGAGATGATGTTAGACCGGCTTATAAAGAAGTAACCTATTTATGGCTTTTATATTTTATATTTAGAACCACTTTAGAAACAACCATCTATTTAACTGGAAATGTTAATCAATTTGTATGGGTAAATACTTTATTAGGCTTTCCGCTTTTGATATCTATACTAACAATCAGCTATATGTATGGCATATATAGACTTAGAAAGCTTGGTGGACCTGGAGTTGATGAGTATATTTCAGGACAAGAAGCTCCTTATAAAGGGCAAACAAGAGGTTTTTAA
- a CDS encoding DUF1475 family protein, whose product MKIAKIISGVGALAMTIALLNGFINGSFFDDGSIILNNPWGIVSLVDLYVGFIIFSMWIYFREEKKVHSILWIISVMLLGFFSVSIYVLIALFRSHDNWLDFFLGYQKDTLVKKLNQK is encoded by the coding sequence ATGAAAATTGCAAAAATAATATCAGGCGTTGGAGCACTAGCGATGACGATTGCTTTATTAAATGGATTTATCAATGGAAGTTTCTTTGATGATGGATCAATCATTTTAAACAATCCTTGGGGGATTGTTTCACTTGTGGATCTTTATGTAGGATTCATCATATTTTCTATGTGGATATATTTTAGAGAAGAAAAAAAGGTTCATTCTATTTTGTGGATTATATCTGTTATGCTTCTTGGTTTCTTTTCAGTTAGTATATATGTACTCATTGCTTTATTTAGAAGTCATGATAATTGGTTAGATTTTTTCCTGGGTTATCAAAAAGATACACTTGTTAAAAAATTAAATCAAAAATGA
- a CDS encoding DUF2161 family putative PD-(D/E)XK-type phosphodiesterase produces the protein MKETDLYLPVKTLLISQGFKVKAEIKDIDILGAKDDFLCAVELKTKLSIKLIYQAIDRQKIVDQVYIAIPRSSIKMRSAAYKNLVYLLKRLEIGLIFVDDDVAQVVLEASIYNMEKSRARYKKRKQQTLKEFNLRKYSKNTGGTRDKRITRYKEQVIDIAIYLINHESASPKEIKEDTQILKTSSILQKNYDGYFERVSRGIYKVKDDKIEEIKKLKNIVKEGI, from the coding sequence ATGAAAGAAACAGATCTTTATTTACCAGTCAAAACATTATTAATATCACAGGGCTTTAAAGTTAAAGCTGAAATAAAAGATATAGATATCTTGGGAGCTAAAGATGATTTTTTATGTGCGGTTGAATTAAAGACTAAGTTATCAATTAAATTAATTTATCAGGCTATTGACCGACAAAAGATAGTCGATCAAGTTTATATCGCTATACCTAGGTCATCTATAAAAATGAGATCTGCTGCATATAAAAATCTTGTTTATTTATTAAAAAGATTAGAGATAGGTTTAATTTTTGTTGATGATGATGTTGCACAAGTTGTATTAGAAGCTTCTATATATAACATGGAAAAATCGAGAGCACGATATAAAAAAAGAAAACAACAAACTTTAAAAGAATTCAATTTACGAAAATATAGTAAAAATACAGGTGGAACAAGAGATAAGAGGATTACACGATATAAAGAACAAGTTATAGACATAGCAATTTATCTAATCAATCATGAGAGTGCATCACCTAAAGAAATAAAAGAAGATACACAAATTCTAAAGACTTCCTCAATTTTACAAAAGAACTATGATGGATATTTTGAGAGAGTCTCTAGAGGTATATATAAAGTTAAAGATGATAAAATAGAAGAGATAAAAAAACTAAAAAATATAGTAAAAGAAGGTATATAA
- a CDS encoding exodeoxyribonuclease III, which translates to MKLVNWNVNGFRAVMKKGFEEFFKTIDADIFSIQETKMQESQKEWNFDGYYEYWNDADKKGYSGTAVYTKIKPIEVIYGINGSGYNHEGRVITLVFDDFYFVTCYVPNSKRELLRLDERMDFEDQMRDYLVKLDQDKPVIYTGDLNVAHMPIDLKHPNSNTRNPGFTDEERDKFSKLLENGFVDTFRTLYPETVKYSWWSYIFQSRQKNVGWRIDYYVVSQRLMDKVKDSEILNDIEGSDHCPVSLEINL; encoded by the coding sequence ATGAAATTAGTCAATTGGAATGTTAATGGATTTAGAGCAGTTATGAAAAAAGGATTTGAAGAATTTTTTAAAACTATTGACGCGGATATCTTTTCTATTCAAGAAACAAAAATGCAAGAATCTCAAAAAGAGTGGAACTTTGATGGGTATTATGAGTATTGGAATGATGCAGATAAAAAAGGATATTCAGGAACAGCAGTTTATACGAAAATAAAACCTATTGAAGTAATTTATGGTATCAATGGAAGTGGATATAATCATGAAGGTAGAGTAATCACTTTAGTATTTGATGATTTTTATTTTGTGACATGTTATGTCCCAAATTCAAAGCGAGAACTATTAAGATTAGATGAACGTATGGATTTTGAAGATCAGATGAGAGACTATCTTGTCAAACTAGATCAAGATAAACCAGTCATTTATACAGGTGATTTAAATGTAGCACATATGCCTATTGATTTAAAGCATCCTAACTCAAACACTAGAAATCCTGGATTCACTGATGAAGAGAGAGATAAGTTTTCTAAACTTCTAGAAAATGGCTTTGTAGATACATTTAGAACACTCTATCCAGAAACAGTGAAATATAGTTGGTGGAGTTATATATTTCAATCCAGACAAAAAAATGTAGGATGGAGAATTGACTATTATGTAGTCAGTCAAAGACTAATGGATAAAGTTAAAGATTCAGAAATTTTAAATGATATAGAGGGCAGTGATCACTGCCCAGTGAGTCTAGAAATCAACTTATAA
- a CDS encoding purine-nucleoside phosphorylase, whose protein sequence is MNAYEQLLEARDYIQSKTKLQPKIGMILGSGLGSLVDKMTKVVNIKFEDIPHFKSTKAEGHQGIVSIGYLKKVCVVVLKGRYHYYEGHTLSDVIFPVRVMKLLGVEKLIITNSCGAVNTSFRPGELMLITDHINLTANNPLIGDNIDELGPRFPDASEIYTKDLRVIALDQAQKLDIKLNEGVYAWWTGPSYETPAEIKMIRTLGADAVGMSTVPESLAASHMNMEVLGISCLTNMASGILGQKLSHQEVLDVASQVNESFSKLITNIIKKI, encoded by the coding sequence ATGAATGCTTATGAGCAATTATTAGAAGCAAGAGATTATATCCAATCTAAAACAAAACTTCAACCTAAAATCGGAATGATTTTAGGATCAGGTCTTGGCAGTTTAGTCGATAAAATGACTAAAGTTGTTAATATCAAATTTGAAGACATCCCTCATTTTAAATCAACAAAGGCGGAAGGTCATCAAGGGATCGTATCTATAGGATACTTAAAAAAAGTATGTGTTGTTGTTTTAAAAGGTAGATATCATTATTATGAAGGCCACACTTTAAGTGATGTGATTTTCCCTGTAAGAGTGATGAAACTCTTAGGTGTGGAAAAACTCATCATCACAAATTCATGTGGCGCAGTTAACACATCTTTTAGACCAGGTGAATTAATGTTGATTACAGATCACATCAATTTAACAGCTAATAATCCCTTAATTGGAGATAATATCGATGAATTAGGTCCTAGATTTCCTGATGCTTCAGAAATCTATACAAAAGATTTAAGAGTTATAGCTCTAGACCAAGCACAAAAACTAGATATCAAACTTAACGAAGGCGTTTATGCCTGGTGGACAGGCCCATCATATGAAACACCGGCTGAAATCAAAATGATTAGAACGCTTGGTGCAGATGCAGTAGGTATGTCTACTGTTCCTGAAAGTCTTGCAGCATCTCATATGAATATGGAAGTTTTAGGGATATCATGTTTAACAAATATGGCATCAGGTATATTAGGACAAAAGCTATCCCATCAAGAGGTTTTAGATGTTGCTAGTCAAGTTAATGAATCATTTTCAAAACTTATAACAAATATTATTAAAAAAATATAA
- a CDS encoding sensor histidine kinase, producing MFKKLIKRMLILNVVIISSFLFIVLGTLYTLSYVDINARIQDDLDKILEFSVVDEPVDPLRPPGLDPFNLERTVSFVVFIDPVTNELTYDAQFTTDLDFIDSAYELVDDNHGDFQLDEITWSYKSVETPDGTKIAFLDTTNEQGILDSSLIRYIVIFVISTGLTALISWFLTRKAVQPVKESFDKQKQFISDASHELKTPLTIMNTNVDILLAEQKNSKWLKYIKSEVTRMTKLTHDLLYLASVSETDQINMAKSSVDVSEAVESIMLGMEALAFEKEVELIYDIKTDKKTEFNSEEFHQLIMILLDNAIKYTPKKGHINLNVYEKNKHTYLSIKNTGTGIDPKDLDRIFDRFYKTDKSRVYTSNSFGLGLSIAQSICEHNDARITCDSKLNEYTEFEIKLKISHK from the coding sequence ATGTTTAAAAAACTCATAAAACGTATGTTAATCTTAAATGTAGTGATTATATCTTCATTTTTATTTATAGTTCTAGGAACCTTGTATACTCTATCTTATGTAGATATAAATGCTAGAATACAAGATGATCTTGATAAGATATTAGAATTTAGTGTTGTAGATGAACCTGTTGACCCCTTGAGACCTCCTGGACTTGATCCGTTTAATCTAGAGCGTACTGTATCATTTGTAGTTTTTATTGATCCAGTGACTAATGAATTAACTTATGATGCTCAATTTACAACTGATTTAGATTTTATAGATTCAGCTTATGAGCTTGTTGATGATAATCATGGAGATTTCCAATTAGATGAAATAACTTGGAGTTATAAGAGCGTTGAAACACCTGATGGAACTAAAATAGCATTCTTAGATACAACTAATGAACAAGGAATTCTTGATAGTTCATTAATTAGATATATTGTTATCTTTGTAATAAGTACTGGATTAACTGCACTAATATCTTGGTTTTTAACAAGAAAAGCTGTTCAACCAGTTAAAGAATCATTTGATAAACAAAAACAATTTATTTCAGATGCATCTCATGAACTTAAAACACCTTTAACTATTATGAATACAAATGTTGATATTCTTTTAGCAGAACAAAAGAATTCAAAATGGCTTAAATATATTAAAAGTGAAGTTACAAGAATGACTAAACTTACACATGATTTATTATATTTAGCAAGTGTATCTGAAACAGATCAAATCAATATGGCTAAATCAAGTGTTGATGTCTCAGAAGCAGTAGAATCCATTATGTTAGGTATGGAAGCTTTGGCTTTTGAAAAAGAAGTTGAACTTATCTATGATATTAAGACAGATAAAAAAACTGAATTCAACTCAGAAGAGTTTCATCAGCTTATTATGATTTTATTAGATAATGCGATTAAATACACCCCCAAAAAAGGGCATATTAATTTAAATGTTTATGAAAAAAACAAACATACTTATCTGTCCATTAAAAATACAGGTACAGGTATTGATCCTAAAGATCTTGATAGAATATTTGATCGATTTTATAAAACAGATAAATCTAGAGTTTATACGTCAAATAGCTTTGGCCTAGGACTTTCAATTGCACAATCTATTTGTGAGCATAATGATGCAAGGATTACATGTGACTCAAAGCTCAATGAATATACAGAATTTGAAATTAAATTAAAAATTAGTCATAAATAA
- a CDS encoding response regulator transcription factor — MRVLIIEDEKHLSEAIAFLLKKNHYTVDAVYDGLDGYYGIQSNIYDLVILDVMLPSIDGFEILRRIRQEKNDVSILMLTAKTQIYDKVQGLDLGADDYLAKPFANEELLARLRALMRRKDKPFESSIVMIGDVSFDKDRLEIFNGSKRIKLTHLEYELLDLLVSRKNTLTSKEHIITKLWGYDTEAMDNNVEVYVSFLRKKLSFISKKVKIKTTRNVGYGLEVEEHV; from the coding sequence ATGAGAGTGTTAATTATAGAAGACGAAAAGCATTTGAGCGAAGCAATAGCTTTCCTATTAAAGAAGAATCATTATACTGTAGATGCTGTTTATGATGGACTTGATGGATATTATGGTATCCAAAGTAATATATATGATCTTGTTATTTTAGATGTTATGTTACCATCCATTGATGGATTTGAAATATTAAGAAGAATTAGACAAGAAAAAAATGATGTGAGCATTTTAATGCTCACAGCTAAAACACAAATTTATGATAAAGTTCAAGGACTTGATTTAGGTGCTGATGATTACCTAGCAAAACCGTTTGCTAATGAGGAATTACTCGCTAGACTTAGAGCTTTGATGAGAAGAAAAGATAAACCATTTGAAAGTTCAATCGTAATGATTGGAGATGTTTCATTTGATAAGGATAGACTTGAAATCTTTAATGGTAGTAAACGTATTAAACTAACACATTTAGAATATGAGTTATTAGATCTTTTAGTATCAAGAAAAAACACATTAACCTCAAAAGAACATATTATTACTAAACTGTGGGGCTATGATACAGAAGCAATGGATAATAATGTTGAGGTCTATGTTTCTTTTTTAAGAAAAAAATTAAGTTTTATTTCTAAAAAAGTAAAAATTAAAACGACTAGAAACGTTGGATATGGCCTAGAGGTAGAAGAACATGTTTAA
- a CDS encoding polyphosphate polymerase domain-containing protein produces MNLTTFNRFEKKYIVSESTFTNLIKEFKPYLDKDDHLDFFSYYTIYNIYYDTAQDEIIKQSVSKPEFKQKLRLRGYSGNKDNDLVYLELKKKLHGYVNKRRTLISKEDADQLIYNKIKPDPQPYHNAQVINELYYYVLGKQLIPRIAIFYDRVAYYDKNNHDIRITFDRHITSRRHDISLNRNNDDIDLIASDQYLMEIKTSSSIPLWLTTILTKHKLYSSSFSKYGSEFYDYLITKRKGDEKCLNPYSTYQVRQSL; encoded by the coding sequence ATGAATTTAACAACATTCAACAGATTCGAAAAAAAATATATCGTCTCTGAATCTACATTTACAAATTTAATAAAAGAATTTAAGCCTTACTTAGATAAAGATGATCACCTAGATTTTTTCTCTTATTATACCATATACAACATTTACTATGATACTGCACAAGATGAGATTATTAAACAATCCGTATCTAAACCTGAATTTAAACAAAAATTAAGATTACGTGGCTATTCAGGAAACAAAGATAACGATTTAGTTTACTTAGAGTTAAAAAAGAAACTTCATGGTTATGTCAATAAACGTCGAACTCTTATTTCCAAAGAAGACGCAGATCAATTGATTTACAATAAAATCAAACCTGATCCTCAACCTTATCATAATGCACAAGTGATTAATGAACTTTATTATTATGTATTAGGTAAACAACTCATTCCAAGAATCGCAATCTTTTATGATCGAGTTGCCTATTATGATAAAAACAATCATGACATTAGAATTACATTTGATAGACACATTACATCCAGACGTCATGATATCTCATTAAATAGAAATAATGACGATATCGATTTAATTGCTTCTGATCAATATCTTATGGAAATAAAAACAAGTTCAAGTATACCTCTATGGTTAACAACAATTTTAACAAAACACAAATTATACAGTAGTAGTTTTTCTAAATATGGTTCAGAATTCTACGACTATCTAATCACAAAAAGAAAGGGTGATGAAAAATGTTTGAATCCTTATTCGACATATCAAGTACGTCAATCACTTTAA
- a CDS encoding DUF4956 domain-containing protein: MFESLFDISSTSITLIDTVVMIIFGLISGIIISFTYMHTYRDQNYNSNFALTMVLLPLVVSLLIMLIGSDIAAAFSLAGAFSIIRFRSAPGEPKDIAYVLFAMMAGLASGVGAKGYTVIFTIILCIVMFALFKLKYGEKKNVPKEIKITIPEDLNYTEAFKEVFESHNINYSLSHLKSTSLGSLYQLTYKVRMPEKTDLEKLINDIRVRNSNLNISINLVENTDY; this comes from the coding sequence ATGTTTGAATCCTTATTCGACATATCAAGTACGTCAATCACTTTAATTGACACAGTAGTTATGATTATATTTGGTCTTATTAGTGGTATCATTATAAGTTTCACATATATGCATACATACAGAGATCAAAATTATAATAGCAATTTTGCACTTACAATGGTTTTACTACCTTTGGTTGTATCTCTATTGATCATGCTAATCGGTAGCGACATAGCAGCAGCATTTAGTCTTGCGGGTGCATTTAGCATCATTAGATTTAGAAGTGCCCCGGGAGAACCTAAAGATATCGCATATGTATTATTTGCGATGATGGCAGGACTTGCTAGTGGAGTTGGCGCAAAAGGCTATACTGTGATATTTACCATCATCTTATGTATCGTTATGTTTGCTTTATTTAAATTGAAATATGGTGAAAAAAAGAATGTTCCTAAAGAAATAAAAATCACCATTCCAGAAGACTTAAATTATACAGAAGCTTTTAAAGAAGTTTTTGAATCTCATAACATAAATTATAGTCTTTCACATTTAAAAAGTACATCATTAGGTAGTTTATATCAATTAACCTATAAGGTGCGTATGCCAGAAAAAACAGACTTAGAAAAATTAATCAATGATATTAGAGTTAGAAATTCTAATTTAAATATCAGTATTAATTTAGTAGAAAACACAGATTACTAA
- a CDS encoding carbohydrate-binding domain-containing protein has product MKKYIILFILLLTLTLSSCTKDVDLVDALDDTIDTTDVSEDYSSSQIETILDDALFSITGKEVDFDDYDDYEDGDYTTIGIASDTFTITEGGVYVFDGIYNQTITINAPDQDVEIVLVNAYISVTSGPAILILDADDVTISVPEGTISYISDTEIHPLVEDEDYNSVIYSLSDIEFNGTGTLDITANYNNAIYTKDDAKFSDLTLKISSVDDGIIGKDYVAIKDATIEINADGDGIASTKEDSDEKGFVYIKSGTLTIDAGSDAIQSENDMIIYDGTFTLTSGDDGLQSNDQILIGGGTFVLDATGDAINSVNDLVIYAGDFTINTDDDAIHSDNYLCIEGGNILIESSYEGLEAYQIDLNGGTINVTASDDGINATTGGTQEHGPTYVSTGGLININGGIIQVNAAGDGVDANGTITMTDGYLIIYGPTTDAQAAIDYDETFTISGGFVVALGSSGMALPATDGSTQASILYVGTQSYKAGTTVSLVDQDNQVLVSITALKSYASVLISTKDMVLDQTYTLSIDGDDTEFTTDTIVTTIGYTGEMMPGGTLPPRR; this is encoded by the coding sequence ATGAAAAAATACATTATATTATTTATATTACTACTAACCTTAACACTTAGCTCATGCACGAAAGATGTTGATTTAGTAGATGCACTAGATGATACGATTGACACAACAGATGTAAGCGAAGATTACAGTTCAAGTCAAATCGAAACTATTCTAGATGATGCACTATTTAGCATTACAGGCAAAGAAGTTGATTTTGATGATTATGATGATTATGAAGATGGCGACTATACAACCATTGGAATAGCAAGTGATACATTTACAATTACAGAAGGTGGCGTTTACGTATTTGATGGTATTTATAATCAAACAATTACTATCAATGCACCTGATCAAGATGTAGAGATAGTTTTAGTCAATGCTTATATATCAGTCACATCAGGTCCAGCAATCTTAATTTTAGATGCTGATGATGTTACAATCTCTGTTCCTGAAGGTACGATCAGTTATATTTCAGATACAGAAATTCATCCATTAGTCGAAGACGAAGATTATAACAGTGTAATCTATAGTTTAAGTGATATTGAATTTAACGGTACAGGTACATTAGACATTACAGCTAATTACAACAACGCTATCTATACAAAAGATGATGCTAAATTTAGTGATCTTACCTTAAAGATATCTTCTGTTGATGATGGCATCATTGGTAAAGATTATGTTGCAATTAAAGATGCAACTATAGAAATCAATGCAGATGGCGATGGTATCGCTTCTACAAAAGAAGATTCTGATGAAAAAGGGTTTGTATATATCAAATCAGGCACATTAACAATAGATGCAGGTAGTGATGCTATTCAAAGTGAAAATGATATGATCATCTATGATGGCACTTTCACATTGACCTCTGGAGATGATGGTCTACAATCAAATGATCAAATCTTAATTGGTGGTGGCACTTTTGTTCTTGATGCAACAGGTGATGCAATCAATAGTGTTAATGATTTAGTGATCTATGCTGGTGACTTTACAATTAATACAGATGATGATGCAATTCACTCTGATAACTATCTATGTATCGAAGGTGGAAATATTCTTATTGAATCTTCTTATGAAGGTTTAGAAGCATATCAAATAGATTTAAATGGTGGAACCATTAATGTTACAGCTTCAGATGATGGAATTAACGCAACAACTGGTGGTACACAAGAACATGGACCTACTTATGTTTCAACTGGTGGTCTGATTAACATCAACGGTGGAATCATTCAAGTCAATGCAGCAGGTGATGGCGTTGACGCAAATGGCACAATTACAATGACTGATGGTTACTTAATCATTTATGGACCTACGACTGATGCACAAGCTGCTATAGATTATGATGAAACCTTTACAATTTCTGGTGGATTTGTTGTAGCTTTAGGTAGTTCAGGTATGGCACTTCCAGCTACAGATGGTTCTACTCAAGCATCAATATTATACGTAGGAACACAAAGCTATAAAGCAGGAACAACTGTTTCATTAGTTGACCAAGATAATCAAGTATTGGTTTCAATAACTGCATTAAAAAGTTATGCAAGTGTTCTTATAAGTACTAAAGATATGGTATTAGATCAAACATACACTTTATCAATAGATGGTGATGATACAGAATTTACAACAGATACAATCGTTACGACTATTGGTTATACTGGTGAGATGATGCCAGGTGGAACACTTCCGCCACGTAGATAA
- a CDS encoding DUF1700 domain-containing protein codes for MNKEEFINDLEKRLKKANISEIEDIIRDYQEYFDRQLQLGKKEEDISRFIGDIDSIVSEYKSIEQQDKHSWFSIVGTTMVALPLLIISYGIVIVLLGAMIASWGIAVYYMFNLSSLVFMPNIPLFPKIFYILFFISFAIFFFSLAYKFFVTVLSMTKQYIVKQSIVIGEFKKIDVYDKLFKYSFLIGTILFIIGFIISVISSKSFEFWHTWQWFD; via the coding sequence ATGAATAAAGAAGAATTTATAAATGATCTTGAAAAAAGATTAAAAAAAGCTAACATATCAGAAATTGAAGATATTATCAGAGATTATCAAGAATATTTTGATAGACAACTTCAATTAGGGAAAAAAGAAGAAGATATATCAAGATTCATTGGGGATATAGATTCAATTGTATCTGAATATAAATCAATAGAACAACAAGATAAGCATAGTTGGTTTTCCATTGTGGGAACCACAATGGTTGCACTTCCATTATTAATTATTTCATATGGAATAGTGATTGTATTACTTGGTGCGATGATTGCATCATGGGGGATAGCGGTGTATTATATGTTTAATCTATCTTCTTTAGTATTTATGCCAAATATTCCATTATTTCCAAAAATATTTTATATACTGTTTTTTATCTCATTTGCAATCTTTTTCTTTAGTTTAGCATACAAATTTTTTGTTACCGTTTTGTCTATGACCAAACAATATATCGTTAAACAAAGCATTGTCATCGGTGAATTTAAAAAAATAGATGTTTATGATAAATTATTTAAATATAGCTTTTTAATAGGAACGATTTTATTTATTATTGGATTTATTATATCGGTTATATCATCAAAATCATTTGAATTTTGGCACACTTGGCAATGGTTTGATTAA
- a CDS encoding PadR family transcriptional regulator has translation MNIQFKKGVLELFVLSMLNIRDQYGYDISDHISKSISISPGTVYPILRKMNKEGLVTSYLSEESSGPARKYYQLTTLGHKRFDMLKEEWIMFVETTKMFLEESHE, from the coding sequence ATGAATATTCAATTTAAAAAAGGTGTATTAGAACTCTTTGTGCTTTCTATGTTAAACATAAGGGATCAATATGGATATGATATTTCAGATCATATAAGTAAAAGTATTTCTATTTCACCGGGTACAGTTTATCCAATTTTAAGAAAAATGAATAAAGAAGGTTTAGTAACAAGTTACTTATCAGAAGAAAGTTCTGGACCTGCTAGAAAGTATTATCAATTAACAACATTAGGGCATAAAAGATTTGATATGCTAAAAGAAGAATGGATCATGTTTGTTGAAACCACAAAAATGTTTTTGGAGGAAAGTCATGAATAA
- a CDS encoding IS110 family RNA-guided transposase — translation MYHVGIDISKFKHNCFIATDAGVKVKEFIFDNNKSGFIELKDSLNCLGKPSQIKIGFESTGHYGINLKSYLSNLGYTYVELNAYLTHMFSKALSLRKTKTDKVDAKVISSMLGSVDYETLHTKFYHMNDLKELVRQRNVYLNSRSKELIKLTNLLDKTFPEFKPFFKNRLGVSALFILKRFKTKARISKLSSSDYELIRSKTKGRITYPKFNGLKQIAKDSIGISSKVYDLLIQTSIHQYEYLTQILKLLDDEIIALFKKTNSKLLTIPGLGIITAATIYAEVGDFKNFSNPAKLVAFAGFDVRIVQSGTQEHYGKLVKHGSSLLRNAIWTYALPAVRFIPTVNDYYHKKKSQGKHHKVILSHICRKLIRMIYYIEYHNVSFDHSMSR, via the coding sequence ATGTACCATGTCGGCATCGATATCTCTAAATTCAAACACAACTGCTTCATAGCTACGGATGCAGGAGTGAAGGTCAAAGAATTCATCTTTGACAACAACAAGTCAGGTTTCATAGAACTCAAAGATTCACTAAACTGTTTAGGCAAACCTAGTCAAATAAAAATAGGTTTCGAATCAACGGGTCACTATGGCATAAACTTGAAATCTTACCTGTCCAACCTAGGTTATACCTATGTGGAACTCAACGCTTACTTAACGCACATGTTTTCCAAGGCATTATCGTTAAGAAAGACAAAGACTGATAAGGTTGACGCTAAAGTCATTTCGAGTATGTTAGGATCTGTTGATTACGAAACACTACATACTAAATTTTACCACATGAATGACTTAAAGGAATTAGTTAGGCAGAGAAATGTTTACTTAAATAGTCGTTCTAAAGAACTAATCAAGCTAACAAATCTCTTAGATAAGACATTTCCTGAGTTTAAACCTTTTTTTAAGAACCGTTTAGGTGTCAGTGCTTTATTCATTCTAAAACGCTTTAAAACAAAGGCTCGCATCTCTAAACTAAGCTCATCTGACTATGAATTAATTAGATCAAAGACCAAAGGTAGAATAACTTATCCTAAATTCAATGGTTTGAAACAAATTGCCAAAGATTCAATTGGAATCTCATCTAAAGTCTATGATTTGCTCATTCAAACTTCCATTCATCAGTATGAATATTTAACTCAAATACTTAAATTATTGGATGATGAAATCATAGCACTTTTCAAGAAAACAAATTCTAAGTTACTCACCATTCCTGGATTAGGTATCATCACAGCAGCAACCATTTACGCTGAAGTTGGTGATTTCAAAAACTTTTCTAATCCTGCAAAGCTCGTCGCATTTGCTGGATTTGATGTGAGAATCGTTCAATCAGGGACTCAAGAGCATTATGGCAAGCTCGTTAAACACGGGTCTTCTCTACTTAGAAATGCTATATGGACTTATGCACTGCCCGCTGTAAGATTCATCCCTACAGTTAATGATTATTATCATAAAAAGAAGTCTCAGGGTAAACACCATAAAGTCATTTTATCTCACATCTGTCGTAAACTGATTCGCATGATTTACTATATTGAATATCATAACGTTTCATTTGATCACAGCATGAGTCGTTAG